The Deferribacter desulfuricans SSM1 genome contains a region encoding:
- the tnpA gene encoding IS200/IS605 family transposase, with protein sequence MEKSSKIRTGRHCVFLLHVHLVFVTKYRKSVFQKKHLETLKEIFAKVCQDFEAELIELNGESDHVHLLVNYPPKVAVSKLVNSLKGVSSRKLKQIHPELRQYYWKNALWSPSYFAGSCGGAPLEVIKQYIETQKTPTTSPT encoded by the coding sequence TTCTTCTGCATGTGCATTTGGTCTTTGTAACTAAATACAGAAAGAGCGTATTTCAAAAGAAACACTTAGAAACCTTAAAGGAAATCTTCGCCAAAGTCTGTCAAGATTTTGAGGCAGAACTGATAGAATTAAATGGAGAAAGCGACCATGTCCATTTGCTTGTAAACTATCCGCCAAAGGTGGCAGTCTCAAAACTGGTAAATTCGCTAAAAGGTGTTTCTTCCAGAAAGCTAAAACAAATCCATCCTGAATTAAGGCAGTATTACTGGAAAAACGCTTTATGGTCTCCAAGCTATTTTGCAGGTTCCTGTGGTGGAGCTCCGCTTGAGGTTATCAAACAATATATTGAAACCCAGAAGACACCCACTACATCACCTACCTAA